A region from the Canis lupus dingo isolate Sandy chromosome 9, ASM325472v2, whole genome shotgun sequence genome encodes:
- the CCDC187 gene encoding coiled-coil domain-containing protein 187 isoform X7 has protein sequence MSYPPHTAQRGSVRRQREAHCRESGLCPPVSEDEVMAALRWPRPSQQPGDLRGATHVAWSDYIEQPGPQGKACSYPVWSEADEAKDGDSSVSSGRLSGSSGGHESCTSPPRPWKEKPPQVLGPWRPARESNPRLEQLRDRIRAQAQWQASCASLGTSTRSSTSRLCGAPKADPRRKARKLTTPSAAPWDTVRLRSSAKGLGTPSVALCGVEDKAIPGRGREPSRIPQRQASVPLEKAKRMKSSPCKREKALIAPTPRRAAKDKGDNRKVGAAKSSPVCPRMPSPAFLRGDLQVSANAPSLASYDQPVTIQNALAVLRDLRQQIQTGLELAQSRHPRAGPELGRSKLWLQNLAGRKQQGPWSISDVRGPFSKSPQAGMEGKHSSLERAGSFPSGHHRNTLAGWESYPQKTGTAQGWNLSFQRPGSPPERLTSFPRRPWSASAGQASRLQRTGEAQGWNPSFLRSGSPSERLTSFPQRPWSASAGQTSRHQRTWTAYEDWDTPTRRPLSPLAQRAWSASFTQSAGTSGKGRGPLLPPSGVKRGWPRKEKEVRVPPPCQKPQGVLDHPYSSEALREFMHQKSLARQQQAMKEKASAVRALELRNQRLQDVYRKQREAVLSKAIPVVSQTTPGIVTFFPHCAQSRGLEAPGSLGSPVLEWSKVTSGMVLGDQEAPGSFCLCLNKALNRTETLETGGPQDSWEGTPVLMSARSSLGPLKLQDLTTRYPRPGVCIYLDPEESERLGMPGPLHFRYKQARLQALETMANVLKQRIDILTAKLHKSEAPDTVGDPVSDLSSSRPSMVPADPTPADPVCLGALVPNGSRGAPWDWTDMRARPLVSPTCFPGGQTLPWSPDWERRQSVSPRGHYNSRPRGFIEDGCLELDNRPARNTASFPALGSFIGSSLGVPAVLDPTCGSLQLEEMPAARRVGSVMPWTMRGCGQCLQHLANIPRKSPGFLKSLQPDLQEQEQALALLRQRAELEVWETQKALDQLLFKHCPQQLMKKHSTQARPDPASEREQPQVCGDLQPGTSPSTVTARPRSHPVLGREAAAALQGPQDGLWAQKDKSASAEPRQEVGPDQVSLQLPQARLYARVNPTHQMLELSQREEKLRAQHQAALLRLREKTLEEKMRAELAWLEHQRRCLGSKGSAALLAALAERQQQALSRLEQEQREIRCLQNTHLFSHKERMLLLQHQKDILSLRKAVKHLQQEFQARTGVPQSSGPGVKPAPMEGSKTSPQPKRPAQGSSCPPTPRGPRNLTSHGLQRSPERPGAQQLPIGQEDRTPPQATSATDSHRLPPRPLWGVDTLVASGWPDTGGQLAKSHSPVGQGDPQLNPSSLSSKEETRPLKGSPAQELQGRCSLGRGAPCSPPKASQVVEGSTSPAGSKLGLDFSSSPMEDPHQMESWWLGEQRIEPCWQEDPYNPFPQLEAAPLTAAPAPAPPSLREGSPLGLGPESESKYTPWSCSGSSAWSHTVSPVKELSCPSLQEFQKVSATLVQLSESSTSLLDWAAGDAPDGEPGRSGSELSEASSKVWDEENLLEPGPGADPALGHSSLAGGSSHLESGGVSCSALPSLDLGKEQEASGTSGSMISGLHAERAKQKSPEAARKPLPSKASSSSDLDLSLSSPSGSLTSEKVDLAKGEPVLLQASAGCPQEPGNADLSPSNDKKPQEAGSEPKVPGSLRAPPGDPGSLVALTPEGRAPGHSGGGDSPALEEACPTLASRVLPEILSPVDDVLSYSSADLQSSTHRDASLPPPPPTFPAESEASPTSPHSEDFPPPPEDAMFPRGPPEEDASIKTGEVPSLSKKALPEALSLGPQESGLFLGAGAHSGSFEDKLGGSRSDGGTQAVGSGWSEPIGWLGSPSWGAVGDAARQVMLQPPAPSRVACMAGDGLPVLLVAGGTGLSGTGQKGPCIDPPGAERAEAVDLVSSQLTRRILCDSLALVSELAQPAAR, from the exons ATGTCCTACCCACCCCACACTGCCCAGCGAGGGTCGGTAAGAAGGCAACGGGAGGCCCACTGCAG GGAATCTGGACTCTGTCCGCCTGTGTCTGAGGATGAGGTCATGGCTGCCCTGAGGTGGCCCAGGCCCTCCCAGCAGCCAGGTGACCTGCGGGGAGCTACCCATGTGGCCTGGTCCGACTACATCGAGCAGCCAGGCCCCCAAGGGAAGGCCTGCAGCTACCCAGTGTGGTCCGAAGCCGATGAGGCCAAGGATGGGGACAGCTCGGTGTCATCGGGCCGCCTCTCTGGCTCCTCTGGGGGCCATGAGTCCTGCACATCTCCCCCCAGACCCTGGAAGGAGAAGCCCCCGCAGGTGCTGGGGCCCTGGCGGCCAGCCAGAGAGAGCAACCCGAGGCTGGAGCAGCTGAGGGACAGGATCCGGGCCCAGGCACAGTGGCAGGCCAGCTGCGCCTCCCTGGGCACCTCCACACGGTCCAGCACCTCACGCCTCTGTGGAGCCCCCAAGGCAGACCCTCGGAGGAAGGCCAGGAAGCTGACGACCCCCTCTGCAGCCCCATGGGACACCGTCAGGCTCAGGTCCTCCGCCAAAG GCTTAGGCACCCCGAGTGTGGCTCTGTGTGGAGTGGAAGACAAGGCAATTCCTGGCCGGGGGCGAGAGCCCTCGAGGATTCCCCAGCGCCAGGCCTCAG TTCCACTCGAGAAAGCCAAAAGGATGAAAAGTAGTCCTTGTAAAAGGGAGAAGGCCCTCATAGCACCCACCCCCAGAAGAGCTGCCAAAGACAAAG GGGACAACAGGAAAGTGGGGGCTGCCAAGAGCTCTCCTGTCTGCCCCCGGATGCCTAGTCCAGCCTTTCTCCGCGGTGACCTGCAGGTGTCTGCCAACGCACCCAGCCTGGCTTCTTATGATCAGCCTGTGACCATCCAAAACGCCCTGGCTGTCCTTAGAGACCTCCGCCAGCAAATCCAGACTGGGCTGGAGCTGGCCCAGAGCCgccaccccagggcagggccagagcTGGGGAGGTCAAAGCTGTGGCTGCAGAACCTGGCAGGGAGGAAGCAGCAGGGTCCCTGGAGCATCTCGGATGTGCGGGGCCCCTTTTCCAAGAGTCCTCAAGCTGGGATGGAGGGGAAGCACTCCTCCTTAGAGAGGGCTGGCAGCTTCCCCAGTGGGCATCACCGGAACACCCTGGCTGGGTGGGAGTCCTATCCCCAGAAGACTGGAACTGCCCAAGGATGGAACCTCTCCTTTCAGAGGCCTGGGAGCCCCCCTGAAAGGCTGACCTCCTTCCCCCGGCGGCCCTGGAGTGCCTCCGCTGGGCAGGCCTCCAGGCTCCAGAGGACCGGGGAGGCCCAAGGATGGAACCCCTCCTTCCTGAGGTCTGGGAGCCCCTCTGAAAGGCTGACCTCCTTCCCTCAGCGGCCCTGGAGTGCCTCCGCTGGGCAGACCTCCAGGCACCAGAGGACTTGGACTGCTTATGAAGACTGGGATACCCCCACCCGGAGACCACTGAGCCCTCTTGCCCAGCGGGCCTGGAGTGCCTCCTTCACGCAGAGCGCTGGCACCTCAGGCAAGGGCAGAggacccctcctgcctccctcggGAGTCAAGCGGGGCTGGccgaggaaggagaaagaggtaCGGGTGCCGCCACCCTGCCAGAAGCCCCAGGGGGTCCTGGACCACCCCTACAGCTCTGAGGCGCTGCGGGAGTTCATGCACCAAAAGTCGCTGGCCCGGCAGCAGCAGGCCATGAAGGAGAAAGCCTCGGCTGTGCGGGCCCTTGAGCTGAGGAACCAGAGGCTGCAGGACGTCTACAGGAAACAGAGGGAGGCCGTCCTCAGCAAGGCCATCCCTGTGGTCTCCCAGACGACCCCCGGCATTGTGACCTTCTTCCCACATTGTGCACAGTCCAGG GGCCTAGAAGCCCCCGGGAGCCTGGGGTCCCCTGTCCTGGAGTGGAGCAAGGTGACATCGGGCATGGTGCTGGGGGACCAGGAGGCCCCAGGCAG CTTCTGCCTGTGTTTGAACAAAGCCTTGAATCGCACTGAGACCCTAGAGACAGGCGGCCCCCAGGACAGCTGGGAGGGCACCCCCGTACTGATGTCGGCCCGTTCTTCCTTGGGCCCCCTGAAGCTCCAGGACCTGACCACCCGCTACCCGCGCCCCGGGGTATGCATCTACCTGGACCCCGAGGAAAGCGAACGCCTGGGCATGCCGGGGCCCCTGCACTTCCGGTACAAGCAGGCCCGGCTACAGGCACTGGAGACCATGGCCAATGTCTTGAAACAGCGGATTGACATCCTGACGGCCAAGCTGCACAAGTCAGAGGCACCGGACACTGTTGGGGACCCAGTCTCAGACCTGTCATCCTCACGCCCCAGCATGGTGCCCGCTGACCCTACGCCTGCAGACCCAGTCTGCCTTGGAGCTCTGGTGCCCAACGGGAGCAGAGGGGCCCCCTGGGACTGGACGGACATGCGGGCCAGGCCACTGGTCTCGCCCACCTGCTTCCCAGGTGGCCAGACGTTGCCATGGAGTCCCGACTGGGAGCGGCGGCAGAGTGTGAGCCCAAGGGGCCATTACAACAGCAGGCCCCGAG GTTTCATTGAGGACGGGTGTTTGGAGCTGGATAACAGGCCGGCAAGAAACACGGCTTCCTTCCCGGCCCTCGGCTCCTTCATCGGGAG CTCCCTCGGGGTGCCAGCCGTGTTGGACCCCACCTGTGGCTCCCTGCAGCTGGAGGAGATGCCGGCGGCTAGAAGGGTGGGCTCCGTCATGCCCTGGACCATGAGAGGCTGTG GTCAATGTCTCCAGCACCTTGCCAACATCCCCCGGAAATCCCCGGGCTTTCTCAAGTCACTGCAG CCGGACCTGCAGGAGCAAGAGCAGGCGCTGGCCCTTCTGCGGCAGCGGGCAGAGCTGGAGGTCTGGGAGACGCAGAAGGCCCTGGACCAGCTGCTCTTCAAACACTGTCCACAG CAGCTGATGAAGAAACATTCCACCCAGGCCAGGCCAGATCCAGCTTCGGAGCGGGAGCAGCCACAGGTGTGCGGAGACCTGCAGCCGGGGACCTCACCAAGTACCGTGACAGCCAGACCCAG ATCACACCCAGTGCTGGGCAGAGAGGCTGCTGCAGCCCTGCAGGGTCCCCAGGACGGGCTTTGGGCGCAGAAGGACAAGTCAGCTTCTGCAG agcccaggcaggAAGTGGGACCAGACCAAGTGTCTCTGCAGCTGCCGCAGGCCAGGCTCTATGCTCGGGTCAACCCCACCCACCAG ATGCTCGAGCTGAGCCAGCGGGAGGAAAAGCTGCGCGCGCAGCACCAGGCTGCGCTGCTGCGCCTGCGCGAGAAAACTCTGGAGGAGAAGATGCGCGCCGAGCTGGCCTGGTTGGAGCATCAGCGACG GTGTCTGGGCAGCAAGGGGAGCGCCGCCTTGCTGGCAGCCTTGGCAGAGAGACAGCAGCAGGCCCTCAGCCGGTTAGAGCAGGAGCAG AGAGAAATCCGGTGCCTGCAAAACACTCACCTGTTCTCACACAAGGAGAGGATGCTGCTCCTGCAGCACCAGAAGGACATCCTCTCCCTGCGGAAGGCTGTGAAGCATCTGCAGCAGGAGTTCCAGGCCCGGACCGGAGTGCCTCAG AGCTCTGGCCCCGGAGTCAAGCCTGCTCCGATGGAGGGGTCCAAAACAAGTCCACAACCCAAGAGGCCGGCCCAGGGCTCCTCGTGCCCCCCGACACCTCGTGGGCCCCGCAACCTCACCAGCCACGGCCTCCAGAGAAGCCCTGAGAGACCAGGAGCCCAACA ACTTCCCATCGGGCAGGAGGACAGGACACCCCCCCAGGCCACGTCAGCTACAGACAGTCACCGGCTGCCTCCAAGGCCTCTGTGGGGAGTGGACACGCTTGTGGCCAGCGGCTGGCCTGACACTGGGGGCCAGCTGGCAAAGAGCCACAGCCCCGTGGGCCAAG GAGACCCGCAGCTTAACCCCAGCTCCTTGTCGTCAAAGGAGGAGACCAGGCCTCTGAAGGGAAGCCCCGCACAGGAACTCCAGGGCCGGTGTTCCCTGGGCAGAGGggctccctgcagccccccaAAAGCCAGT CAGGTGGTTGAAGGCAGCACAAGCCCAGCAGGGTCGAAATTGGGGCTGGATTTTTCCAGCAGCCCCATGGAGGATCCCCACCAAATGGAAAGCTGGTGGTTGGGGGAACAGAG GATAGAGCCCTGTTGGCAGGAGGACCCCTACAACCCCTTCCCTCAGCTGGAAGCTGCTCCGCTCACTGctgctccag CTCCTGCACCACCCAGCCTGCGTGAGGGCAgccccctgggcctgggcccggAGTCTGAGTCCAAGTACACTCCCTGGAGCTGCTCGGGGTCTTCTGCATGGTCCCACACCGTGTCCCCTGTGAAAGAGCTGTCCTGCCCCTCTCTCCAAGAGTTTCAGAAAGTGTCCGCCACTCTGGTGCAGCTTTCCGAGAGCTCCACGTCCCTGTTGGACTGGGCAGCTGGGGATGCCCCAGACGGGGAACCTGGCAG GTCAGGGTCAGAGCTGTCAGAGGCGTCCAGCAAAGTCTGGGACGAGGAGAACCTGCTGGAGCCAGGCCCTGGTGCGGACCCAGCCTTAGGGCACTCCTCGCTGGCAGGAGGCTCATCCCACCTGGAAAGTGGTGGGGTGTCCTGCTCTGCACTTCCTTCCTTGGACCTTGGGAAGGAGCAGGAAGCTTCTGGAACCAGTGGGAGCATGATCAGTGGATTACATGCAGAGAGAGCCAAACAGAAGTCCCCCGAGGCTGCCCGAAAGCCACTCCCATCCAAAGCCTCTTCCTCCAGTGACTTAGATctgtccctttcctctccctcggGGTCCTTGACATCTGAAAAGGTGGATTTAGCCAAAGGAGAGCCTGTGCTTCTGCAGGCCTCAGCTGGCTGCCCACAGGAGCCCGGGAATGCTGACCTGAGTCCATCCAATGACAAGAAACCCCAGGAGGCCGGGTCTGAACCCAaggtccctgggagcctgagggctcCTCCTGGGGACCCTGGCAGTCTGGTAGCCCTGACACCTGAGGGCCGGGCTCCTGGGCATAGCGGGGGTGGAGACTCCCCTGCCCTGGAGGAAGCCTGCCCCACCCTGGCCAGCAGGGTCTTGCCTGAGATCCTGTCCCCTGTCGACGACGTGCTGTCCTACAGCAGTGCCGACCTCCAGTCCTCCACCCATAGGGACgccagcctccctcctccacctcccaccttccCAGCAGAGAGTGAGGccagccccaccagcccccacTCAGAAGACTTCCCTCCCCCACCTGAAGATGCCATGTTCCCTAGGGGCCCCCCAGAGGAGGACGCCTCCATCAAAACTGGAGAGGTGCCCTCCTTGTCTAAGAAGGCCCTGCCTGAGGCCCTGTCTCTGGGGCCCCAGGAGTCAGGGCTCTTCCTGGGGGCAGGTGCGCACAGTGGAAGCTTTGAGGACAAGTTGGGTGGATCAAGGTCTGATGGGGGAACCCAGGCCGTGGGCAGCGGGTGGTCTGAACCGATTGGCTGGCTAGGCTCCCCATCATGGGGGGCGGTGGGTGATGCTGCACGGCAGGTGATgctgcagcccccagccccatccaGAGTGGCCTGTATGGCCGGGGATGGTCTTCCAGTATTGCTGGTGGCTGGTGGCACAGGGCTGTCTGGCACCGGGCAGAAGGGCCCCTGCATCGACCCACCCGGTGCAGAGAGAGCCGAGGCGGTCGATTTAGTCTCCAGCCAGCTCACTAGAAGGATCCTGTGCGACTCACTAGCTCTGGTCTCAGAGCTGGCCCAGCCGGCGGCCCGCTGA